A single window of Pseudomonas lutea DNA harbors:
- the nhaA gene encoding Na+/H+ antiporter NhaA has product MSALERFSHIEAVSGIALLIAAIAALVWANSSFAESYEHLLQTQISIGFGDFNLSRSFHFLVNDGLMTIFFLVVGAEIRQEIHDGALANFKLALLPLGAALGGVLMPALIYLAINHGTEAGHGWAVPTATDIAFAVGVLALLGKSIPSGVRVLLLALAIIDDIVAILIIAVFYTTSLDYSGVVIAIVGMLMVLLFQRMGIGKMAPYALPGAIIWFGLYKTGVHPTLAGVILGLMSPVRSMPMKERPLEALQNGFHELVERFSGSATESREVSKPLKVIRQAEREMLTPVQRIQAALHPWVAFVIMPMFALANAGVNFGGADLQNTLSQHVFAAIVLALVAGKPLGVVMATVVLVKSGLCKLPGDVSWTGVVLVGLLAGIGFTMSIFIASLAFNDESLLAAAKLSVLCASGAAAALGLGWGIARKSALGRGKAQ; this is encoded by the coding sequence ATGTCCGCCCTGGAGCGCTTTTCTCACATCGAAGCCGTCAGCGGCATCGCGCTGTTGATTGCCGCGATCGCTGCACTTGTCTGGGCAAACAGTTCATTCGCCGAAAGCTACGAGCACCTGTTGCAAACGCAAATCAGCATCGGCTTTGGCGACTTCAATCTCTCCCGCTCCTTCCATTTTTTGGTCAACGACGGCCTGATGACGATCTTCTTCCTGGTCGTCGGGGCCGAAATACGTCAGGAAATCCACGACGGTGCGCTGGCCAATTTCAAACTGGCCCTGCTGCCTTTGGGCGCTGCCCTTGGTGGCGTGCTGATGCCGGCACTGATTTACCTCGCGATCAACCACGGCACCGAGGCTGGCCATGGCTGGGCGGTGCCCACGGCGACGGACATCGCGTTTGCCGTCGGCGTCCTGGCGCTGCTGGGCAAATCCATTCCGAGCGGGGTCCGGGTTTTGTTGCTGGCCCTGGCAATCATTGACGACATCGTCGCTATCCTGATCATCGCGGTCTTCTACACGACCAGCCTGGATTATTCGGGCGTGGTGATTGCCATCGTCGGCATGCTGATGGTGCTGCTGTTCCAGCGCATGGGCATAGGCAAGATGGCCCCCTATGCCCTGCCAGGCGCGATCATTTGGTTCGGCCTATACAAGACCGGGGTTCACCCCACGCTGGCCGGCGTAATCCTGGGGCTCATGAGCCCCGTGCGGTCGATGCCAATGAAGGAGCGTCCGCTGGAAGCCCTTCAGAACGGCTTTCACGAACTGGTTGAACGGTTCTCCGGGAGCGCGACCGAGTCCCGGGAAGTGTCAAAACCCTTGAAGGTCATCCGGCAGGCGGAGCGGGAGATGCTGACCCCGGTGCAGCGCATTCAGGCGGCACTTCACCCATGGGTTGCGTTCGTCATCATGCCGATGTTTGCACTGGCCAATGCGGGGGTTAACTTCGGGGGCGCGGATCTGCAAAACACCCTGTCTCAGCATGTATTCGCGGCAATTGTACTGGCGCTGGTCGCTGGCAAGCCGCTGGGCGTGGTCATGGCCACTGTGGTACTGGTCAAGTCGGGGCTTTGCAAGCTGCCGGGCGATGTGAGCTGGACCGGTGTCGTGCTGGTCGGCCTGTTGGCTGGCATTGGCTTCACCATGTCCATTTTCATAGCGTCGCTGGCCTTCAACGACGAAAGCCTGCTTGCGGCGGCCAAGCTCAGCGTGTTGTGCGCATCGGGCGCCGCTGCTGCACTGGGACTCGGTTGGGGCATTGCGCGAAAATCCGCCCTGGGACGCGGCAAGGCGCAGTGA